A window of Drosophila santomea strain STO CAGO 1482 chromosome X, Prin_Dsan_1.1, whole genome shotgun sequence genomic DNA:
CAAACAGAAATAATTTTAGGGAAGCTAAAGCAGCTATTAAAATTCTGCAGAATAAGTCTAAACTTTAGTGCAACATTTGACAGAGTTTCAACCACAAGCCACTTAAAACTGTCCCCTTTTATAAAATCTTTTCTTCAACTACCCCTATATCTTGTTCCCCACACACATGGTATATCTCGAGTCCTGTTGACTTTGTCAATGGGTCCTCCAGCCATTTAAGGACACCAAGATGTGCGATAGGCACATCCCGACCTGGGCACCCTACTCTCAGCCTAAGCCCCATAATATGATCGATATTTATTCCCCCTTGGGCGGCGTCTAAGATTACGAGAACACTTTGACTGGAGAATAAATGATGTTCGTGTGCTGCAGAAGGGTGGCTATAATAGgcttttatattattttcctgGGGGCTGAACCTCGCCCACGCACAAATTTGTTTGTGAGTCCAGCGGCAAAAACATGGCACACACAGGGCACCAAACCGAGAATTGGCCCAAAGTCATCTATCAGCTGTTTGGGTATGTATTTGTTATTGTGTGGGCGGCCTGCCTGCTCCACCACCTTTCCATTATCCCTGGTTTTTCTTCGCTTTGGCTGGGATTCTGGGGGTTGATTTTCCCGTGACGTCAGTCACACTCATTGAGGTTATGTTAGGTCTCAGAAAACGGGACAAAAGCATTGGGGGAAAATTCGCTTTTCAGTGGGTAAGTCCATCTACGCAACTTTTAACACTCACTAAAATTTCATGCATCTATGTATGTATCAAGAGATTTAGATAGATGGATATCAACAGATAGAATATAAGTTTTTCTGAATTGCAATTGTAATTGAGAAACCTCATTCGTTAAATAAAAGCATTAAAGATAACTATTTAATGTTGGCCGCATGGGCaaatattcaattttcaaacatgtaaataataaatgtacaaataaatattccaagCTCAATCCAACGTAAATAAAGGCCTCCCAAAGGTGCGACTTTCCTCGTTTGCGAGCTTCAATTGAATtgtaattattgttatttattattgattcGCATTCTCTGCCGAAAATCGACGTACGTATGTACATGGGCACACACATTatatttttgcacaaaaaattgaataaaatttccATTATGCAAGCGGTCGACTGCCCACAAAATGCGTCCTAATTTCCAATTGAAAGGCCAAACTCCGAGCTCCGAAAAAACTGGACAATGTGCCAATGCTGAAGTCAAGTGGGCTTTGTGAAGTCTTGTGGCAGCCACAACAGTACAACAACtaaacaaccaaacaaccaaatAGCCAAACAGGCAAACACGGCCAAAGACAACTGAAAAACCAGCAACCAAATCCAAAACTCCGGTGTCCACAACATCATTTGTCTCGCTGtcaatttgtatttctttttcttcaatttttttcaCCATATAAATTGGGCCATAAgccaccaacaacagcaacataaagttgattttttatttttccataCATCATCATCCCATCCATCCAAGTCCAATTATGCACAGCTCAAAAGTTATAAGAAACATTGTATACGTGCGTCGCCCAATTGGCCAACATTTTTTGGCATTCCGGCTTGCAGAAATCAGGAATCCCCCTTCgttccaccaccaccacctccccTCCTCCATTTGCCACACGCATTGATTGACGGCTTGCAATTGTCAAATGTTTCCATTTTGGCAGGTTTCTTATATTTCACTGGTCATTAGggttaaacatttttttctttttttgggacGAAATTCATTGGGACATTGGGGGGCTAATTTAAATACGCTAAAAATGTATGATTCGTTTAGCAactttatttacatttgtatGTTACACACATTCTGTGCTTAATTATATTACATCGTAATGAATACTTTTATGGTGGGAGATGTACCACATATAATATATCAAATTCTTCGCCACTTAACTTATTACTGTTCTAATCCCTTTTCTGCGGAAGATTTTCTGCTGGCAAATAATGATATTTATCGCACTGCAAACGAGTGATTAAAGAGGCTTTCCTAATCTCTGTGCGtctaagcaaaaaaaaaagcatttttagcAGCCTACAGAACGCATTTCTTctgaaaaacatttaaaaattatgctTTGATAGGGCGCAAacgaccaaaaaaaaaaaaaaacaataataaaaagtataaGGTGTAAAAGAATGAATTGAACAAAGTGAAGACGAAAGCAAACGCAGCCACAAGTTGGTAGTAAGCGAATACGGAACCAGAGAAACATGAGAAACCAAAACGAAATGgctaaccaaaaaaaatgaagaaaaaagaGCACTATTACCGAGGAAAAATAACCCGTCTGCGGCAGAACATTTAGTTCTGCTAAATAAGGCAATTTCGGCATCGGAATTCCAAGGGAGTTacattataatatatttatgtacatacataaaaaatatatatgtaaattacGTGCCACAGAACTAACATTTTTTATGGAGAAACACCGAAATTATGAGTGAAAATatactaacaaaaaaattgtataaaataaataaaacataataaaagCACATTAGCCAAATCAAATCTGTTATAAAATAGAGAAATTTGAAGACTTCAGAGTGATCAACAAGAAATAGCAAACCATAACATTTATGAGAAAGTTGCATTTATTATAACAAATTTGAATCCATTAAATtttggcaaacaacaaaattagaaaattacAGTTAATTGTTGCGAtcgcatttcattttaatgtgATATGTACGCCTTTAAAATGATTATGTTTCCTAAACTACTTTTCACAAATATTTCCCCATCTCATACGAGTATTTGTACGGTTTACACAGCGTTTTAGTTTTTACAACAAACACTTCGGGGAATCGGCGACCTGATAAGAATTACGATTTGAGGACCACAATCGATGAcagaaaaattgaatttcatgCGCCTGACTGCTTACGAAACTCAGAAAACGTCAATTGGGATTTaggttttattattaattttcgttatttttttccctctttttttgGTTGATAACAGAATGCTTATCAAAGAATGGGGGAAATATGATGATAGATGGGACCCGGGCAGCACGAAACCACGGCGTTCGAAAGCAAACGACCTTCGTGGGGCGAAAAGGGGGGTGTGGGTGTTGTGGGTGGCGGAGTCTGAAGAACTCTGAAGAAGCAATGAAATGCAAAACTAATGAGGCAAAAACACGGCGCAGAGcgaaataattataatgaaaAGGGGTACAAAATGCAAATCTAGCTGAAAATAAAGGTAGTCAAAGGGCATTCGAGACAAGGAGAGCGATACTTGGCAGAAAGAGATAGTGCTGCCGCAACCATATGGTGGGGGAGAGAGAGGGCCTGAGGGACGCAAAAAGAGACGGTGCACGAGGGTCAGTTCGCCAGCAAACGGTAACAGCTGCTCTTTGGAGAAGTGAgaaaaaagggagaaaagGCAGGGAGCAGAATGAGAAAGATGAGTGAAGAGGGAGGAAGATGCGGAAGAGGGAAGCAGGCAAAGAAACTAAAGAAGAGGAAGAAACAGAACGAGGTGCACAGTGGTTGCACAATTCTAAAATTCCACATAATAAACTGGAAGGCAGAACCCTTGAACCGAAATCAGGTAAGTAAGTGAACTTAAATCTCTTGATACATACACAGTGCATAAGAAAGACAATCGCAAAACTGACCATTATTCGTACCAATTAAGAGCGTAACTAACTGatggaaaatatatacatacatagtttttagaattttaaatgcatttcagAAAAAGGGtacaaattcataaatttagGGCACAGAGTTATTTCCAAAACCAAATCGTACTGAATAGATACGTATTTTTGTCAAATATTTCGATTTTCATAACAAAACCACTGTGCCGTTATCCACACAAAACTCTCTTTTTGTCTCCCGTTCACATGTCAATGTGTGCGTGTTGAGTAGAAGCTCACATACACAGGCGAGTCGcaagaaagaagaaaaaagtaaataaaacaagttttgaGACGCAGAAGTTtttcagaaaaataaaacagactCGCCACTGACTTTCTTTAACATTTTTAGCTTTGTTTCGGTGGTTTTGGGatttcgcttttattttttattgtatttggCAGCTGCTTtaacacaaaaagaaaaatatacatacatatatataaaacgaTGATCAATTCGCTGATTTTAACTGTGATTTGGAAGCAGTAGCCTTCATTTGTAATCGCAAAATAAGTTAAGGTTCTAAGTATTTGTCATGAAGATGCATAAGGGTTTGCATATTTATCTTGAAttagttttgaaaataatatgatacaaaaaagattaaaaaaaaaaattattactGGTGAGTATTTCACTCATTTTGATTTGATGAGACTACAATTGAAGTCGAGCTTAAAAAACAAGTTACAcgagcaaaaaaaataaaaataggaACAAATTATGGTATTTAAGTACCTCAAGCTAATAATTAAAAGTCCTAGTTCTAATTAGAGAAATAAGAGAAACTATTTTCTTTGGAATTATGTAGATTGTCTTTAATTACATATATCTGCGATATAGACTTTATCTACGGTTCTGACCAGAATTCCCCacaaaaaaagtatatatctATATGGTTACCTTTCTAGCTgattttttctctgtgtggAGATGCGAGAAACTTGTTTTTTATGCTTCTTATTTTCGGTTGTTTTTTGGCAAGGGAAAAGGAGAATAATACTGCGAAACTCAAAAATGAAtactgaaaactaaaaactcaCCTGGCAAACGGCGTCTGTTCCACCTCGTAGATCTCGTTGATGTCGGGACACGAGACGAGGAGTCCCTTCAGCCGATCGGCGTCCACATCCAAAAGTCCGTCGCCAATGGGAAAAATTCCCTTTTCGGTGaacattttgtgtgtgtgggggtttgtggtgtgtgtatgtgttaGTGTGTTTGAAGATCGAATCTTCTTTCgatttttggctttatttaATCCTTCGTTTGATTGGCTATTATTTTTAGTGGCAACTTGTTATTTCTTTGAGGGGCGAACAATTCAAATCTCAACTGCACAGaaccgaaaaaaaattgtagtttagttataaaaCACACGCTTCCAAATTAATCAGCGGATTACGTTGCGCGCGGGAGAGCGACAGAGGGGAGAAGGAGACAAGATTCCAgtacaaaacaacaacaacaaaaacacaaatgaATTAAATGAAGTAAAGAAGCAAAAACtatgcaactgcaacacaagcacacacacacgcgcgcaaAGAGAGGCCCGAAAAATTCCCgcgtgtgtatgtatgtgtgatgctgttgctgctgctggttatgtttttgtttttgttattttctttatttcgcCAATTAACTACCGTTCTCTCCGAAGAACTCCTCCTtagcttcttcttcttcctcttgCTCCTTTCAGAAAGGGTTTTACGCGAAAAATGGCTCGCAGATTTTGACCaggctttatttttttgttttgctttgcgGAGGCACGGAGGTACAAGAAACTCGCAGCGGAGCAGCGCGCACGAACCGTTCGTTGGCGGattgaaatttcaattactCGCGTTCGCGTTCGCGTAAAGTGAACGCACACCATGAAAATAACTCTGTTGCTCTTGCCTGGTATTTTTTGAAAGTGCCTCTGGTCACGCTGTGACCAGCCGTATGACGCTTGGGACTTCGGAATATACTGGAAAATACCGAAAGCCAGTTAACAGCACTGATTCGTAACAGTACaggtttattatttatctaaGTTGAGAAAAATGAGATATAGGTTAATATAACTTGACACATTTCATTTCAAGTATTACAACATATATAGAACTAAGAAGACAGTTCTATGAACATCATTTCATCTTACCAAATTAGGCGTGAATCGTTTCTATTTTAACAATTTCTATGTTAAGCTTACTTTTCCGCACATGGTCACTCTGTGTCAGATTCAAAGCATGTTTTCAATTAATCAATTAATGTTTAGAAGAAACCTgctctttattatttttggaatCCAATGTGCACTTTGTGTGGCGCCTATTCTCAGggcgtgtgggcgtggcacggcCCACAAATAGTTGGCACCTCGCGTCTTTATTGAATTCtcaattttaaatgtatatttatatttttgcttgCAGTTCCCTGGTTTTTTCTCGCCATCCAACTTTTCCCGCCTCGTTTCCCGCCGTGTGTAGGTGTGAACGCCTGCacgcctgtgtgtgtgctccaCTTGCGAGCCAGTGCACATTTTTCGTGCACTTTAAACTATTACTCATGTTTAAAGTATAGCTTAAgcaaagtttaaaaaaataataattaataattcaaaatagaatagacaaaagaaaaaatgatatttttgtatttttatagaTAAAATTCTACATTCTAATCCGTTCACAATAGAtgaatttgttttgcatgCAACGGCTTGCATTTTTTGAACACTAAAATGTGTaagcattttttaaaaattataattttgatATTTCTTGCGGTGTAATCGGATTGGATGGGATATGCAGTGGATATGCGTTATGTTTGCATTTCTCGTGTGCGCTGCATATATTTTTGTCACCACGGCGGCATCTCAGGAATGCGGAGCACCAGAAATAAACCAAGTGCAAAAACCTTTAGCATCCGTCTATTAATAATGTTGTCGTCTCCGGATCTCcttaggttttttttttttttttatgtttcgaaatgttaatttttttggCCGGGCGGTGGATTTTCTTGCCGCGAACTCGCCAAAAACTCCTCTTGGCAACCATTCAAGTTTAGCAGATCCGGCTTTTGACCTACGAAAAATGCTTGGCCACCGCGAAAATAGAAAATCGGATTGCGAGGAACCTGAGAAGAATGGTGGAACCGAGGGGAGGACCACCAGAAAAGGAGTATTTcctatttaaataaataatatgcaCCTTTTTATGGGAATAAAGCGCAGTACGAATCTACTAATATTAATTGTATTTAAGTTACATATTTGTGTCGTACTCAACACATTTAATCGATTCCCATGTGTTCAACTCGTTCAAGTGGAAACCGAACTTTTGCATTTGTGTAGTTCCCCAAATTGGAGACTACCCTTTTCTGACGTAGCCCTGACACCTCGAAAGTATCGAGTACATCAAGTAGATTGAACAAAGTTGACATTTGAAGGATCTTTCTCGATAAAATTTCTTTTCGCAAACTCATTCACCGGGTCACAACGTCGGAGCGCTCAAACTTCTCACATATTTTCAGATTTCTTTGCAAAACCTTATTTTTGGCAAGTCATCCATAAGGTCATAACCTCAAAACGAATCAAATTGcattcatttccattccatCTTCATTATTACGAGAAATTACGAGAAATAGCCATGAAATTCAAAATCCTGATCGATGGCAAGAACATTGTGCGCGTGGAGTGTCCTGGCTACGCAACTCAGCGCTTTTGTGTGAAAGTCCATGCTGGAAGAATCACTCTGGAGAACGTCTTCCCCAATCGTGGAGGCTTCACCAGGGGCGGGGCTTATATCACTGCGTCGAAGCCCAAGACTGGGGCCTCCAAGAAGTCCGTTGAGCGCCCCTCGCCGGAGCCAGTGCGTCGTGGTCCCATTCAGTTCGGTCCGCAGGATGAAGTGGATGTGTACATGGACACGGAAATGCGCCAGCCTTGTGAGGGCCAACGATTTGGTTCCCAGCCAGTGCGTCGTGGTCCCATTCAGTTCGGTCCGCAGTATGAAGTGGATGTGTACATGGACACGGAAATGCGCCAGCCTTGTGAGGGCCAACGATTTGGTTCCCAGGGGTTAGGTGGCTATGGCGATAGACTCTTCAAGCTTGATGTGTGGCAGCCAATCCCGGCCAGCCGTGAAGTGGTCAAGAATGCTGCATCAAGGCGCAAGACTTTGTCCAGAAAGAAGGAAAACTTTCCTTCAAGGGGCACCATTACCAAGAAAAAGCAATTTGACGAATCCTCGATGCCGACTGCAACCTCAACGCCTCACCAAAAGCGTAGGAAGACCGGATTGTTATCCGAAACCACGGAGCGGGAGCCGACCCAGAAAGTATACATTCCATCTCTACGTGTGGACCAAACGATTATACTCGGCAAACGCAATGCCGATGGATTGTCGATCCGTCTAAACCTGGTGAAGGCAGAGGCGAAGCAGCGATCTCAGGACTTGACGACCAATCCCTTGCTGAACGACCTGGGCAAGCACCAGGTAACCACTTCCAATGGGCAGCCTCGCAGCGCCAGCTTAAAATCTTTGGAAAGAGAGCAGAAGAGGCTGACAAAGAAGATTGAAAAAAAGATGGCAAAGAAGAAGATCGAAAAAAAGATGGCAAAGAAGATAGAAGAAATGAAGATGGCAAACGAGAAGAAGGAGAAACGGGAGATGCTAAGACAGAAGATGGTAAAGGAAGAGAAGGAGAGAAAGATGATGCTAAGGCAGAAGATGGTAAAGGAAAAGATGGCCAAGATAGCCAAGAAGATGGCAAAGGAAAAGATGGCCGAGATGGCCAAGAAGATGGCAAAGGAAAAGATGGCCAAGATAGCCAAGAAGATGGCAAAGGAAAAGATGGCCGAGATGGACAAGAAGATGGCAAAGGAAAAGATGGCCAAGATAGCCAAGAAGATGGCAAAGGAAAAGATGGCCAAGATAGCCAAGAAGATGGCAAAGGAAAAGATGGCCAAGCAGATGGTAAGGAAGAAGATGGAGAAAGAGAAGATGGCGAAGAAGAAGACGGCAAAGCAACTTCGCGACATAATGAAGAATCTGATCAATGGGAAGAATTGAAAAGCGTTGAAACTGCAGGGCCGCAAGAAGTTTTAGACACTAGCTGTTAACAAATTTCTGGATAATCgttcatataaaataaatattattatattcttcaaaatgcatttaagttaattttgCTGTTTATCTTCTGTTTAAATGTGAGTCTGGTGGAGGCTTCGACATCGCCCCCGGATTTTAGGCAAAGCTCCTTTTTCTCCGCCGCCACCGGAATTCTCGCTTTCTTAACTtatggatttttttttactaagCAGTTCCAAATAAGCCACAAATCAATGGAAAAGTTACTATCAGATTCAGACATTTATGTTAAGCTGTAAATCAAAGAATTTATTTCATATAATAGTTGTTCCGCTTATTACAAAAGACAAACAGTCGGGGAGGGGAGGACCACCAGAAAAGGAGTATTTcctattttaataaataatatgcaCCTTTTTATGGAAATAAAGCGCAGTACGAATCTACTAATATTAATTGTATTTAAGTTACATATTTGTGTCGTACTCAACACATTTAATCGATTCCCATGTGTTCAACTCGTTCAAGTGGAAACCGAACTTTTGCATTTGTGTAGTTCCCAAATTGGAGACTACCCTTTTCTGACGTAGCCCTGACACCTCGAAAGTATCGAGTACATCAAGTAGACTGAACAAAGTTGACATTTGAAGGATCTTTCTCGATAAAATTTCTTTTCACAAACTCATTCACCGGGTCACAACGTCGGAGCGCTCAAACTTCTCACATATTTTCAGATTTCTTTGCAAAACCTTATTTTTGGCAAGTCATCCATAAGGTCATAACCTCAAAACGAATCAAATTGcattcatttccattccatCTTCATTATTACGAGAAATTACGAGAAATAGCCATGAAATTCAAAATCCTGATCGATGGCAAGAACATTGTGCGCGTGGAGTGTCCTGGCTACGCAACTCAGCGCTTTTGTGTGAAAGTCCAAGCTGGAAGAATCACTCTGGAGAACGTCTTCCCCAATCGTGGAGGCTTCACCAGGGGCGGGGCTTATATCACTGCGTCGAAGCCCAAGACTGGGGCCTCCAAGAAGTCCGTTGAGCGCCCCTCGCCGGAGCCAGTGCGTCGTGGTCCCATTCAGTTCGGTCCGCAGGATGAAGTGGATGTGTACATGGACACGGAAATGCGCCAGCCTTGTGAGGGCCAGCAATTTGACGAATCCTCGATGCCGACTGCAACCTCAACGCCTCGCCAAAAGCGTAGGAAGACCGGATTGTTATCCGAAACCACGGAGCGGGAGCCGACCCAGAAAGTATACATTCCATCTCTACGTGTGGACCAAACGATTATACTCGGCAAACGCAATGCCGATGGATTGTCGATCCGTCCAAACCTGGTGAAGGCAGAGGCGAAGCAGCGATCTCAGGACTTGACGACCAATCCCTTGCTGAACGACCTGGGCAAGCACCAGGTAACCACTTCCAATGGGCAGCCTCGCAGCGCCAGCTTAAAATCTTTGGAAAGAGAGCAGAAGAGGCTGACAAAGAAGATTGAAAAAAAGATGGCAAAGAAGAAGATCGAAAAAAAGATGGCAAAGAAGATAGAAGAAATGAAGATGGCAAACGAGAAGAAGGAGAAACGGGAGATGCTAAGACAGAAGATGGTAAAGGAAGAGAAGGAGAGAAAGATGATGCTAAGGCAGAAGATGGTAAAGGAAAAGATGGCCAAGATAGCCAAGAAGATGGCAAAGGAAAAGATGGCCAAGATAGCCAAGAAGATGGCAAAGGAAAAGATGGCCAAGATGGCCAAGAAGATGGCAAAGGAAAAGATGGCCAAGATAGCCAAGAAGATGGCAAAGGAAAAGATGGCCAAGATGGCCAAGAAGATGGCAAAGGAAAAGATGGCCAAGATAGCCAAGAAGATGGCAAAGGAAAAGATGGCCTAGCAGATGGTAAGGAAGAAGATGGAGAAAGAGAAGATGGCGAAGCAGAAGACGGCAAAGCAACTTCGCGACATAATGAAGAATCTGATCAATGGGAAGAATTGAAAAGCGTTGAAACTGCAGGGCCGCAAGAAGTTTTAGACACTAGCTGTTAACAAATTTCTGGATAATCgttcatataaaataaatattattatattcttcaaaatgcatttaagttaattttgCTGTTTATCTTCTGTTTAAATGTGAGTCTGGTGGAGGCTTCGACATCGCCCCCGGATTTTAGGCAAAGCTCCTTTTTCTCCGCCGCCACCGGAATTCTCGCTTTCTTAACTtatggatttttttttactaagCAGTTCCAAATAAGCCACAAATCAATGGTAAAGTTACTATCAGATTCAGACATTTATGTTAAGCTGTAAATCAAAGAATTTATTTCATATAATAGTTGTTCCGCTTATTACAAAAGTCAAACAGTCGGCTTACCACAAAAGCTACAGTTTAATGAGACATAAGTGGGGAATTTGGTTTAATTAGAAACAAGGGGGCCTGCGCTCTTTTTGTCGGCGGCCAAGGCGTTGAACAGGCGGTTGACCTCGTTGGCCACCAGGTTGTCCAGAACAATGCCATTCTGATCGATGAAGGCGGCGCAGGACTTGTTGCTGCTCTGCTCGCGCCTCTTGCCATTTTTCGAGTCGCGAACACTGAGGGTCAGCAGGTACTTGTCGTCGTACTTGCGCATATCGGAGCTGGCCTCCCACAGGCGCTCCCGCTCCTTGTCCTTTTGCAGGGCCACCGCAAAGGTGCCCTTCTCGCGGAAACTGGAGTGCAGGGTCAGAATGCCCAGGAGGGCAAAGTAGGCGAGAACGCTGAACAGGAGCACTGGACGGGATTCCGGGAAGGGGTGGGTGAAGTCCCACGCATGGGCCATTATGGCCACGGACACGGCCAGGGCGCAGAGGGCCAAACGGGTGTTGACCAGGCCGAATTGCTCCTTCAGCTGGGGACGATCGCCAAGGAGGCAGGTTTTTACCGCATCATCGAGGGCGTGCTTTACCGCGGATCCATCCCACTTGTTGACCTTTACCAGCTGGCAGGGTATATAAAACAGGATCAAGTTagtttatgtacatataaactGTAAACTAGTTTACAATGACGTGGAACACATCTTAATGGACCAAATGTCAAGCCGGCATTTGGTTTACTCACCTCCTCGCCCTGCTGTGACTTTTCCTCCTTCTTGCCCATATTTTATCTGCTTGCTATAGCCTTTCCCTGCCCTTGATTTCCAAGAGAACCTCGTGAAATACCCAGAAAAACTCTTTTTGCAGGagttttcttccttttttttgtgacaACGCGACAACAAATTTGTCTATCGTTATCGTTGCGAATCGATAACGGACTAGTGCTGCCAGATTGGGCAAGCTTAAAATACTGACGTACTAAAAATACCAGACATTAGCAAGCTGTGACCGcgtaatttaaataaattttaatcaTTCGAAGCATAAAGCAGGAAATTCGATTGActaaactaattaaatgaaaaattactTGGTTTACACAAAACAAAGCGGagtttatacaaaaaaaacatgtGTTTTACAAAAAGTGTCTATAAATACAGAGTATGGAATCAATTCACATCGACTTCATTTGCGCCATCAGGTCTTCCAAACTGGTCTCGTCCGCGGGAGCAGTAGTTGCGGTTTTTTCTGATGTTTCGCTGGACTTTTCAGGAGCTTCGTAGGCGAGTCTTAGCCCTTCACCCACCACTGGGGCTTCAGTGGGCGTTGGATTACTTTCTGGCGCATCCTCGGCGACCAATTCAATGCCCCATTCGTTTGTGGCATGCAGCGGCTCTTCGC
This region includes:
- the LOC120456558 gene encoding protein PXR1; protein product: MKFKILIDGKNIVRVECPGYATQRFCVKVHAGRITLENVFPNRGGFTRGGAYITASKPKTGASKKSVERPSPEPVRRGPIQFGPQDEVDVYMDTEMRQPCEGQRFGSQPVRRGPIQFGPQYEVDVYMDTEMRQPCEGQRFGSQGLGGYGDRLFKLDVWQPIPASREVVKNAASRRKTLSRKKENFPSRGTITKKKQFDESSMPTATSTPHQKRRKTGLLSETTEREPTQKVYIPSLRVDQTIILGKRNADGLSIRLNLVKAEAKQRSQDLTTNPLLNDLGKHQVTTSNGQPRSASLKSLEREQKRLTKKIEKKMAKKKIEKKMAKKIEEMKMANEKKEKREMLRQKMVKEEKERKMMLRQKMVKEKMAKIAKKMAKEKMAEMAKKMAKEKMAKIAKKMAKEKMAEMDKKMAKEKMAKIAKKMAKEKMAKIAKKMAKEKMAKQMVRKKMEKEKMAKKKTAKQLRDIMKNLINGKN
- the LOC120456562 gene encoding signal peptidase complex subunit 2: MGKKEEKSQQGEELVKVNKWDGSAVKHALDDAVKTCLLGDRPQLKEQFGLVNTRLALCALAVSVAIMAHAWDFTHPFPESRPVLLFSVLAYFALLGILTLHSSFREKGTFAVALQKDKERERLWEASSDMRKYDDKYLLTLSVRDSKNGKRREQSSNKSCAAFIDQNGIVLDNLVANEVNRLFNALAADKKSAGPLVSN